The proteins below are encoded in one region of Winogradskyella helgolandensis:
- a CDS encoding acyl carrier protein: MSDIASRVKAIIVDKLGVDENEVVTEASFTNDLGADSLDTVELIMEFEKEFDIQIPDDQAENIATVGQAVSYIEAAK, translated from the coding sequence ATGTCAGACATTGCATCACGAGTAAAAGCGATTATCGTAGATAAATTAGGTGTTGATGAAAACGAAGTTGTAACTGAAGCAAGCTTCACAAACGATTTAGGAGCGGATTCATTAGATACTGTAGAATTAATAATGGAATTTGAAAAAGAATTCGATATTCAAATACCAGACGATCAAGCTGAGAACATAGCAACAGTTGGTCAAGCGGTTTCTTATATAGAAGCAGCAAAATAA
- the dinB gene encoding DNA polymerase IV, whose amino-acid sequence MINDLPIRKIIHVDMDAFYASVAQMDYPELKGKPIAVGGSGTRGVVSAASYEARKFGVKSAMSGRLAIKLCPELIFVKTDFERYTEISKRIRKIFIEYTDLVEPLSLDEAYLDVTENKMGFPSASLIAEEIRQRIFNEVGLTASAGISINKFIAKIASDYNKPNGQKTVNPEDVIPFLEDLDIRKFYGVGKVTAEKMYQKGIFTGKDLKLKSLEYLDANFGKSGRYYYDVVRGVHTSEVKPNRIRKSLAAERTFNENLSSEIFMLEKLEHIAEEVSKRLQKSKVAGKTITLKIKYSDFTLQTRSKTLPYYVSEKTLILETAKDLLYQDIMKNSVRLLGISLSNLNTEKSKKMKPTNLEKKSVSVQLKFTF is encoded by the coding sequence ATGATTAACGATTTACCAATAAGAAAGATAATTCATGTAGATATGGATGCATTTTATGCCTCTGTAGCACAGATGGATTATCCAGAACTTAAAGGTAAACCCATTGCTGTTGGAGGTAGCGGAACACGAGGTGTTGTAAGTGCTGCAAGTTACGAGGCACGTAAATTTGGAGTCAAAAGTGCCATGTCTGGACGGTTAGCTATAAAATTATGTCCCGAACTTATTTTTGTAAAAACAGATTTTGAGCGTTATACTGAAATCTCTAAACGCATCCGAAAAATTTTTATTGAATATACCGACTTAGTAGAACCATTATCCTTAGATGAAGCCTATTTAGATGTTACAGAAAACAAAATGGGATTCCCTAGCGCCTCATTAATTGCTGAAGAGATACGACAACGGATTTTCAACGAAGTGGGCTTAACGGCTTCCGCAGGGATCTCTATTAATAAATTTATCGCTAAAATAGCCAGTGATTATAATAAACCCAATGGCCAGAAAACGGTAAATCCAGAAGATGTCATTCCTTTTTTAGAAGATTTAGACATTCGCAAATTTTATGGTGTTGGTAAAGTGACCGCTGAAAAAATGTATCAAAAAGGCATTTTTACAGGAAAAGATTTAAAATTGAAATCCTTAGAGTATTTAGACGCCAATTTTGGAAAATCGGGTCGCTATTATTACGATGTGGTACGAGGCGTACATACAAGCGAAGTAAAACCTAATAGAATTAGAAAGTCTTTAGCAGCAGAACGCACTTTTAATGAAAACCTATCGTCTGAAATTTTTATGCTAGAAAAACTTGAGCATATCGCAGAAGAAGTCTCTAAACGATTACAGAAAAGTAAAGTAGCAGGAAAAACAATCACCCTAAAAATAAAGTATAGCGATTTTACCTTGCAGACACGGAGCAAAACCTTGCCTTATTATGTTAGTGAAAAAACGTTAATTCTAGAAACTGCAAAAGATCTACTCTATCAAGACATTATGAAAAATTCAGTTCGACTCCTAGGTATTTCCTTATCAAATTTAAATACCGAAAAATCTAAAAAAATGAAACCGACAAACCTTGAAAAAAAATCCGTTAGTGTGCAATTAAAATTTACCTTTTAA
- the rnc gene encoding ribonuclease III encodes MSFIRNILNSRSQEDGNFFFKIKEVIGFKPKSKSLYITAFTHRSMNLKDDKGNAINYERLEFVGDAILGSVIAAYLFEKVPHGDEGYLTKMRSKVVSREHLNKLGEELRLIDFVESRIPTSNFGNNIHGNLFEALVGAIYLDKGYSYCEKFINKRVINPHVDIESLEGKVISYKSLLIEWCQKEKNTFDYEVYEDTGKDELKHFSVKLTINNKVVSKARATSKKKAEEKASKRAFFALQNQITKVQ; translated from the coding sequence ATGAGCTTCATTCGTAACATATTAAATTCCCGCTCTCAAGAAGACGGGAATTTTTTTTTTAAAATTAAAGAGGTAATTGGGTTTAAGCCCAAGTCTAAATCGCTTTATATCACAGCATTTACGCATCGTTCTATGAATTTAAAGGACGATAAAGGGAATGCTATTAACTACGAACGCTTAGAGTTTGTTGGAGATGCCATACTTGGTTCCGTAATTGCTGCTTATCTATTTGAAAAAGTACCACATGGAGATGAAGGATATCTCACCAAGATGCGTTCTAAAGTGGTCAGCAGAGAGCATCTTAATAAACTAGGTGAAGAACTACGACTTATAGATTTTGTAGAAAGTAGAATTCCGACCTCTAATTTTGGGAATAATATTCACGGCAATCTTTTTGAAGCGTTAGTCGGTGCTATTTATTTAGATAAAGGCTATAGCTATTGTGAAAAATTTATAAATAAGCGTGTTATAAATCCGCATGTTGATATTGAATCTTTAGAAGGCAAAGTTATTAGTTATAAGAGTTTATTAATAGAGTGGTGCCAAAAAGAGAAAAATACTTTTGATTATGAAGTGTACGAAGACACAGGTAAGGATGAGTTAAAGCACTTTTCTGTAAAGCTTACTATTAATAATAAGGTGGTTTCTAAAGCAAGAGCAACCTCAAAGAAAAAGGCAGAAGAAAAAGCATCTAAACGTGCATTTTTTGCTTTACAGAATCAGATTACCAAGGTTCAGTAA
- a CDS encoding ribonuclease H1 domain-containing protein, protein MSKKKKKYYTVWKGHKKGVYNTWNACKAQIKDYQGAQYKSFPTLDEAEKALKGNYFDYIGKNKSFSSGLSETELKKIGQPNYNSISVDAASSGNPGIMEYRGVDTKTKKQLFHQGPFEQGTNNIGEFLALVHGLAFLKQHNSNRIMYTDSRTAMSWVRKKTCNSKLERNAKNKPVYDLVDRAVQWLKTNEYSTTIVKWETKAWGEIPADFGRK, encoded by the coding sequence ATGAGTAAAAAGAAAAAAAAATATTATACCGTTTGGAAAGGCCATAAAAAAGGAGTGTATAACACTTGGAATGCCTGTAAAGCCCAAATTAAAGATTATCAAGGTGCACAATATAAATCTTTCCCAACGCTTGATGAAGCCGAAAAAGCACTAAAAGGGAATTACTTTGATTATATAGGAAAAAACAAGTCCTTTTCAAGTGGACTTTCTGAAACAGAACTAAAAAAAATAGGACAACCCAACTACAATTCTATTTCTGTTGATGCAGCTTCAAGTGGAAATCCAGGCATCATGGAATACAGAGGTGTAGATACCAAAACAAAAAAACAACTCTTCCATCAAGGACCTTTTGAACAAGGCACTAATAACATTGGAGAATTTTTAGCTTTAGTTCACGGTTTAGCTTTTCTAAAACAACATAATAGTAATCGCATTATGTACACCGATTCGAGAACTGCCATGAGTTGGGTGCGTAAAAAAACCTGTAATTCGAAACTAGAACGGAATGCTAAAAACAAACCTGTTTATGATTTGGTAGATCGTGCTGTACAATGGTTAAAAACTAATGAATACTCTACTACTATTGTGAAATGGGAAACTAAAGCTTGGGGAGAGATTCCTGCGGATTTTGGGAGGAAGTAA
- the purN gene encoding phosphoribosylglycinamide formyltransferase, with translation MKRVVIFASGSGSNAENLIKFFHNSDNASVIQVLTNNPHAKVLDRCKKLNVSALSFNRIAFSKSDDVLNILKASQPDLIVLAGFLWKFPEFILKAYNNKVINIHPALLPNYGGKGMYGMNVHQAVVENKETETGITIHYVNENYDEGAIIFQAKCKVSSTDSAEDVAEKIHLLEMEHFPEVVNELLK, from the coding sequence ATGAAACGTGTTGTAATTTTTGCGTCCGGAAGTGGCTCTAATGCTGAAAATTTAATTAAGTTTTTTCACAACAGCGATAATGCGTCTGTTATTCAAGTACTAACTAACAATCCTCATGCCAAAGTTTTAGATCGCTGTAAAAAACTAAATGTTAGCGCCTTATCTTTCAATAGAATTGCATTTTCAAAATCAGATGATGTCTTAAATATATTAAAAGCATCTCAACCAGATCTTATTGTGTTAGCTGGCTTCCTTTGGAAGTTTCCTGAATTCATATTAAAAGCATACAATAATAAAGTCATTAATATTCATCCTGCGTTGTTACCAAATTATGGAGGAAAAGGAATGTACGGTATGAATGTGCACCAAGCTGTTGTAGAAAACAAAGAAACTGAAACCGGAATCACTATTCATTATGTAAATGAAAATTATGACGAAGGAGCTATAATCTTTCAAGCAAAATGTAAGGTTTCATCTACGGATTCTGCCGAAGATGTTGCAGAAAAGATTCATTTGTTGGAGATGGAGCATTTTCCAGAGGTCGTTAATGAGTTATTAAAATAA
- the pyk gene encoding pyruvate kinase produces the protein MSINKKTKIVATLGPATSTKEVLKAMLDEGCNVFRINFSHADYKDVEERIKMIRELNEEFGYNASILGDLQGPKLRVGTMKGEVFVNPGDEIIFATGERFEGTKERVYMTYDKFPQDAQPGERILLDDGKLIFEVVSTDKISEVKARVIQGGPLKSKKGVNLPNTNISQPALTEKDIEDAIFAIGQKVDWMALSFVRHAEDLMQLERLISEHSEHKIPIIAKIEKPEAVENIDKIVAYCDGLMVARGDLGVEIPAEEVPLIQKQLVLRAKRARIPVIIATQMMETMITSLTPTRAEVNDVANSVMDGADAVMLSGETSVGQYPVQVIRQMSNIIRSVEDSPLIEVPQSPPHIRTKRYITKAICYHAANMANEINAKAISTLTNSGYTAFQISAWRPSAHILVFTSNKRILTQLSLLWGVTAFYYDKYVSTDETIEDVNAMACKKGYLEVGDMLISLAAMPIQDKGMVNTLRVSEIESCSF, from the coding sequence ATGTCAATAAACAAGAAAACAAAAATAGTAGCAACTTTAGGTCCAGCAACTAGTACAAAAGAGGTATTAAAAGCAATGCTAGATGAAGGCTGTAACGTATTCAGAATTAATTTTTCTCATGCAGATTATAAAGACGTTGAAGAACGTATTAAAATGATTAGAGAGCTTAATGAAGAATTTGGTTATAATGCTTCAATCTTAGGAGATCTTCAAGGTCCTAAATTACGCGTTGGAACCATGAAAGGTGAAGTGTTTGTAAATCCAGGTGACGAAATTATTTTTGCAACTGGTGAGCGTTTTGAAGGAACTAAAGAACGTGTTTACATGACGTATGATAAGTTTCCACAAGATGCACAGCCAGGCGAACGTATATTATTAGATGATGGAAAATTAATTTTTGAAGTTGTTTCTACAGATAAAATTTCTGAGGTTAAAGCAAGAGTTATACAAGGTGGGCCTTTAAAATCTAAGAAAGGGGTAAACCTTCCTAACACTAATATTTCACAACCTGCTTTAACAGAAAAGGATATTGAAGATGCCATTTTTGCAATTGGTCAGAAAGTAGATTGGATGGCTTTATCATTTGTGCGTCATGCAGAAGATTTAATGCAATTAGAGCGTTTAATTAGTGAGCATAGTGAGCATAAAATTCCAATTATCGCTAAAATTGAAAAGCCAGAAGCGGTTGAGAATATCGATAAAATTGTAGCCTATTGTGATGGCTTAATGGTAGCTCGTGGTGATTTAGGTGTTGAAATTCCTGCAGAAGAAGTACCATTAATTCAAAAGCAATTAGTTTTAAGAGCCAAACGTGCTAGAATTCCTGTAATTATTGCAACCCAAATGATGGAAACCATGATTACAAGTTTAACACCAACACGTGCTGAAGTTAATGATGTCGCTAACTCTGTTATGGATGGTGCAGATGCTGTAATGTTATCTGGTGAAACGTCTGTTGGGCAGTATCCTGTTCAGGTGATTCGTCAAATGTCAAATATTATACGTAGTGTAGAAGATTCACCACTTATTGAGGTGCCACAATCACCTCCTCATATTCGTACTAAAAGATATATTACTAAAGCTATTTGTTATCACGCAGCAAACATGGCGAATGAGATTAATGCAAAAGCAATTTCTACTTTAACTAATAGTGGCTATACAGCTTTTCAGATTTCGGCTTGGAGACCATCTGCTCATATTTTAGTATTTACATCAAACAAACGCATATTAACACAACTGAGTCTTCTTTGGGGTGTTACAGCTTTTTATTATGATAAATACGTAAGTACAGATGAAACCATAGAAGACGTAAATGCTATGGCTTGTAAAAAAGGATATTTAGAAGTCGGAGACATGCTAATTAGTTTAGCGGCAATGCCAATACAAGATAAAGGTATGGTAAATACGTTGCGAGTTTCTGAAATAGAAAGCTGTAGTTTCTAA
- a CDS encoding IPExxxVDY family protein, which produces MALHKLQVDDFYDDSYKLIAIHCRLEDYRLAYLLNKHLELKLERKQKDIDFKYLESSYSIYEWDNETEYVLWNLISNVCQKEEDSLSSTGTLFSDSEKVLKTFHLISEYKKVDYFIKVSDEIKNVDEKLILKKIQAIPQVITSYTVDPLKIKSKDHLIF; this is translated from the coding sequence ATGGCTTTACATAAACTTCAGGTAGATGATTTCTATGATGATTCCTATAAACTAATTGCGATTCATTGTAGGTTAGAAGATTATCGATTGGCCTATTTGCTCAACAAGCATTTAGAGCTTAAGTTAGAACGTAAGCAGAAAGATATAGACTTTAAGTATTTAGAATCCTCATACAGTATTTATGAATGGGATAATGAAACGGAATATGTGTTATGGAATTTAATTTCTAACGTTTGTCAAAAAGAAGAAGATAGTTTAAGTAGTACAGGAACATTATTTAGTGATTCTGAGAAAGTGCTCAAAACATTCCATTTAATTTCCGAATATAAAAAAGTAGATTATTTCATTAAAGTTTCAGACGAAATAAAGAATGTGGATGAGAAGCTTATCTTAAAAAAGATACAAGCCATTCCGCAAGTTATAACCAGTTATACGGTAGATCCGTTAAAAATAAAGTCGAAAGACCATTTAATATTTTAG
- a CDS encoding CYTH domain-containing protein, with the protein MIEIERKFLVNSVAFKTEAYRSYTIKQGFLNSDKERTVRVRLKNDKGYLTVKGKSTANGLSRFEWEKDISKSEAEALLQLCEPGIIDKTRYEVKSNDHTFEIDEFYGDNEGLVIAEVELNSESENFEKPNWVGMEVTGDIKYYNSQLSKFPYKKW; encoded by the coding sequence ATGATAGAAATAGAACGAAAATTTTTGGTGAACTCTGTGGCTTTTAAAACAGAAGCGTATAGGAGTTACACTATAAAACAAGGTTTTTTAAATAGTGATAAAGAGCGAACAGTGAGAGTTCGATTAAAAAATGACAAAGGGTATTTAACTGTTAAAGGAAAATCTACTGCTAATGGTTTATCACGTTTTGAGTGGGAGAAAGACATCTCTAAATCAGAAGCTGAAGCCTTATTACAACTTTGTGAACCTGGAATTATTGATAAAACGCGTTATGAAGTTAAATCTAATGATCACACTTTTGAAATAGATGAATTTTATGGTGATAATGAAGGTTTAGTTATTGCTGAGGTTGAATTAAATTCGGAATCTGAAAACTTTGAAAAACCGAATTGGGTTGGAATGGAAGTTACAGGTGATATTAAATATTACAATTCTCAATTAAGTAAATTTCCATATAAAAAATGGTAA
- the fabF gene encoding beta-ketoacyl-ACP synthase II — protein MELKRVVVTGLGALTPIGNTIEEYWDALISGKSGAARVTHFDPEKFKTQFACEIKNFEVTDFIDRKLARQMDKFSQYAMVASDEAIADSKLDLDAINKLRVGVIWGAGIGGLETFQEEVLNFAAGDGTPRFNPRFIPKMIADIAPGNISIKYGFMGPNYTTVSACASSANSMIDALNTIRLGSCDVIITGGSEAAVTIAGMGGFNAMHAMSTRNESPETASRPFDATRDGFVLGEGAGAIVLEEYEHAKARGAKIYAEVLGGGLSSDAYHMTAPHPEGIGVVAVMKNCLENAGLKPEDVDHINTHGTSTPLGDVAELKAISTVFGSHAKNININSTKSMTGHLLGAAGAIEAIASILAMEHGIIPPTINHKMVDENIDPELNLTLNKAQKRDIKVAMSNTFGFGGHNACVLFKKLD, from the coding sequence ATGGAATTAAAGCGAGTCGTAGTAACGGGTTTAGGTGCACTTACACCAATAGGAAATACAATAGAAGAATATTGGGATGCTCTTATTAGTGGTAAAAGTGGTGCCGCTCGTGTAACACATTTTGACCCTGAAAAGTTCAAAACTCAGTTCGCTTGTGAAATAAAAAACTTTGAAGTTACTGATTTTATTGACAGGAAATTAGCGCGTCAAATGGATAAGTTTTCGCAGTATGCAATGGTCGCTTCAGATGAAGCAATTGCAGACTCAAAACTAGATCTAGATGCCATAAACAAATTAAGAGTTGGAGTTATTTGGGGAGCTGGTATCGGTGGTTTAGAAACATTTCAAGAAGAAGTGTTAAACTTTGCTGCTGGTGATGGAACACCTCGATTTAATCCACGTTTTATTCCAAAAATGATTGCTGATATAGCGCCTGGAAACATATCTATAAAATATGGTTTTATGGGACCTAACTATACTACAGTATCTGCTTGTGCTTCTTCTGCAAATTCAATGATCGATGCTTTAAACACTATACGTTTAGGGTCTTGTGATGTGATTATAACAGGAGGAAGTGAAGCTGCAGTTACTATTGCTGGTATGGGTGGATTTAATGCTATGCATGCAATGAGTACTCGAAACGAGAGTCCTGAAACGGCTTCTAGACCATTTGATGCAACTAGAGATGGTTTTGTATTGGGTGAAGGAGCTGGAGCTATTGTTTTAGAAGAGTACGAACACGCAAAAGCAAGAGGAGCTAAAATCTATGCAGAAGTTTTAGGTGGAGGTTTATCTTCGGATGCGTATCATATGACAGCGCCTCATCCTGAAGGCATAGGTGTTGTTGCGGTAATGAAAAATTGTTTAGAAAATGCGGGTCTAAAGCCTGAAGATGTAGACCATATAAATACACACGGTACATCAACACCTTTGGGTGATGTTGCCGAGTTAAAAGCTATATCAACAGTATTTGGCAGTCATGCTAAAAACATAAATATTAATTCTACAAAATCTATGACAGGTCACTTGTTGGGTGCTGCTGGAGCTATTGAGGCAATTGCTTCTATTTTAGCAATGGAGCATGGTATTATACCGCCAACAATTAACCATAAAATGGTTGACGAAAACATAGATCCAGAATTAAATTTAACGCTCAATAAAGCTCAGAAACGAGATATTAAAGTCGCGATGAGTAACACATTTGGATTTGGCGGACATAACGCTTGTGTACTATTCAAAAAATTAGATTAA